The Mycoplasmopsis gallinacea genome includes a window with the following:
- a CDS encoding HinT-interacting membrane complex lipoprotein P60, whose protein sequence is MAFSFRNKLAPLALATVPAIALASCGRTEDTTAKVEQDAKFKNESIKKVMESFWLKSTLQSIYNTSDDLTKNDQYLNDAFLAYKATVSYNNISNPYYLYEQINSWNADGIFTAAENEALNSLRLSNSNVNKEQFKIIFNNNSTNIDQQVNKLILVLKYFQISSDEQLKKVNNSFETNKENFQHDQFNLISYVLNKKVAQVWNYKSSSSDDIFANSARTISNVSDYLNLTLNSSVNQNKVSVDLLFNSQNSFELKLGGYLGLVDSSKVNAVLNYTVSDLKQSTINTSGFYDFSNNKIVTVDQNETLATPIAASNDGSTINVVYLNQIVPVKKDVTEGDKTTSILSFDNTVYASDLTKLELLLALSDNTLYGVAQEAFVKLGNVLEIKNDTIKETLGNLSFIK, encoded by the coding sequence ATGGCATTTTCATTCAGAAACAAACTTGCTCCTCTTGCTTTAGCAACCGTTCCCGCAATAGCTCTTGCTTCTTGTGGAAGAACTGAGGATACTACAGCAAAAGTTGAACAAGATGCAAAATTCAAAAACGAATCAATTAAAAAAGTAATGGAAAGCTTTTGACTTAAATCAACACTTCAATCAATTTATAACACAAGTGATGATTTAACAAAAAATGACCAATACCTTAATGACGCTTTTTTAGCTTACAAAGCTACAGTTTCTTATAACAACATCTCTAACCCATATTATTTATATGAACAAATTAATAGTTGAAATGCCGATGGAATTTTTACAGCTGCAGAAAATGAAGCTTTAAATTCACTTAGATTATCAAATTCAAATGTTAATAAAGAGCAATTTAAAATTATTTTTAACAACAATTCAACAAACATTGATCAACAAGTAAATAAGCTAATTTTAGTGTTAAAATACTTCCAAATTAGTTCAGATGAACAACTTAAAAAAGTTAATAACAGCTTTGAAACAAACAAAGAAAATTTTCAACACGATCAATTTAACCTTATTTCATATGTGTTAAACAAAAAGGTTGCTCAAGTTTGAAATTACAAAAGTTCTTCTTCAGATGATATTTTCGCAAATAGCGCTAGAACTATTTCAAATGTTTCAGATTACTTAAACCTTACTTTAAATTCTTCAGTTAACCAAAACAAAGTTTCTGTCGATTTATTATTTAACTCACAAAATAGCTTTGAATTAAAATTAGGCGGATATTTAGGACTTGTGGATTCTTCAAAAGTGAATGCAGTTCTTAACTACACAGTAAGTGATTTGAAACAATCAACAATTAATACAAGTGGTTTTTATGATTTTAGCAATAACAAAATTGTTACAGTTGATCAAAACGAAACACTTGCTACTCCAATTGCTGCTTCAAATGACGGAAGCACAATTAACGTAGTTTACTTAAACCAAATTGTACCTGTTAAAAAAGATGTAACCGAAGGTGATAAAACAACTTCAATTCTTTCATTTGATAACACAGTATATGCTTCTGACCTTACAAAACTTGAGCTTTTACTTGCTTTAAGTGATAATACTCTTTATGGAGTTGCTCAAGAGGCTTTTGTTAAATTAGGAAATGTTTTAGAAATCAAAAACGACACAATTAAAGAAACATTAGGTAATTTATCTTTCATTAAATAA
- a CDS encoding HinT-interacting membrane complex protein P80: MAKRQKSFFERLAEKNSNHDSKKQISTSQKRRNKGTIAALAVLGVGVVTAIVVPLAVNVTSVTYNQALAGNTSVATFNGNKTANLTVDQTMALLNDKKVTTAEELENLYKQAIYYWYEKEAAASVQYQELYNASLPSGKSANTGIALKSISEIRNTKQKIISDLISNFKKVYGYENWNSQFIKTIQTDNYGKSNTETEAVEYLTFKEIEDIAKNSFKVAVTTLDKSEVQRIANKTVYAKDASGNQIKDANGQAKVLVQKGDNPFPWLKENTNYFVGENGKVTTFLTKSFIESRTSADAYLEEFFNNNTLVINTEVLLPGVYNANLDLPWTFSDEAKTQLINLNKVAIIDSSDNANGFEIVNNLDVLKGFKKAEQYLANSSEAGKKAKTQYETFLKALTLSSNNNLGTNGIQSYSSIISSDVKTALAMISDQVFEKDTNKLPSVSLANLYTLPTVNEEINQKIAKLIEEAKTITDKNQAASKIELINREIESYIKNLSAAQWNEYILSTFNKTFNIELNAENFQSFVYRVDEFADAKLVLTDKGIKLVRTTTIDSLDNLKYYVHEDLKNIANGNKSYFDIVSKLTSTQNKNQIIATTLKEADFIERLKKEKNPYSSTSNANYTQDDIAELQNKNNSILLVDKNKNFINSLVETSKFISTSLANQSNYNFVVKDGIIKIAYNLTNSNYSELSAIDTISSVIKSKMKVGN; this comes from the coding sequence ATGGCAAAAAGACAAAAATCTTTTTTTGAAAGATTAGCTGAAAAAAATTCTAACCACGACTCAAAAAAACAAATTAGCACATCTCAAAAAAGAAGAAACAAGGGCACCATTGCTGCCCTTGCAGTTTTAGGTGTGGGTGTGGTAACAGCTATTGTTGTTCCGCTTGCTGTTAACGTAACTAGCGTAACTTACAACCAAGCTCTTGCTGGAAATACATCAGTAGCAACTTTCAATGGTAATAAAACAGCAAATTTAACAGTTGATCAAACAATGGCACTTTTAAATGATAAAAAGGTTACAACTGCAGAAGAACTTGAAAATCTTTACAAGCAAGCAATTTATTACTGATATGAAAAAGAAGCAGCAGCTTCAGTGCAGTATCAAGAACTTTATAATGCTTCTCTTCCAAGTGGAAAAAGTGCTAACACAGGAATTGCCCTTAAAAGCATTAGCGAAATTAGAAACACAAAACAAAAAATCATTAGCGATTTAATTAGCAACTTCAAAAAAGTTTATGGATACGAAAATTGAAATAGTCAATTTATCAAAACTATTCAAACTGATAACTATGGAAAAAGCAATACAGAAACTGAAGCAGTTGAATATTTAACTTTTAAAGAAATTGAAGATATTGCTAAAAACAGTTTTAAAGTTGCAGTAACTACACTTGATAAATCAGAAGTTCAAAGAATTGCTAATAAAACAGTTTATGCAAAGGATGCTTCAGGAAATCAAATTAAAGATGCTAATGGACAAGCTAAAGTTCTTGTGCAAAAAGGGGACAATCCTTTCCCATGACTTAAAGAAAACACAAACTACTTCGTTGGTGAAAATGGTAAGGTAACTACTTTCTTAACTAAATCATTTATTGAATCAAGAACGTCTGCTGATGCATACTTAGAAGAATTTTTCAATAACAACACACTTGTAATTAACACTGAAGTTTTATTACCTGGGGTTTATAATGCTAACTTGGATCTTCCATGAACATTTAGTGATGAAGCGAAAACTCAATTAATTAACTTAAACAAAGTTGCAATCATTGATTCAAGTGATAATGCAAATGGTTTTGAAATCGTAAATAACTTAGACGTACTTAAAGGTTTCAAAAAAGCTGAGCAATACCTTGCAAATAGTTCAGAAGCAGGTAAAAAAGCTAAAACTCAATACGAAACATTCCTTAAAGCTTTAACTCTTTCTTCAAATAATAATCTTGGTACAAATGGAATTCAATCTTACTCAAGCATTATTTCTTCAGATGTGAAAACAGCTTTAGCTATGATTTCTGATCAAGTTTTTGAAAAAGATACAAACAAATTACCTTCAGTTTCACTTGCTAACCTTTACACACTGCCAACTGTTAACGAGGAAATTAATCAAAAAATTGCTAAATTAATTGAAGAAGCTAAAACCATCACCGATAAAAATCAAGCTGCAAGTAAAATCGAGTTAATTAACAGAGAAATTGAAAGTTACATCAAAAACTTATCTGCTGCGCAATGAAACGAATACATTTTAAGCACATTTAATAAAACTTTCAATATTGAGTTAAATGCAGAAAACTTCCAATCATTTGTTTATAGAGTAGATGAATTTGCTGATGCTAAATTAGTTCTTACAGATAAAGGGATTAAGCTTGTTAGAACCACAACCATTGATTCATTAGATAATCTTAAATACTACGTACATGAAGATTTAAAAAACATTGCTAATGGAAATAAATCATACTTTGATATAGTTTCTAAACTTACAAGCACTCAAAACAAAAACCAAATTATTGCAACAACTCTTAAGGAAGCAGATTTCATTGAAAGACTTAAAAAAGAGAAAAATCCATATTCTTCAACTTCAAATGCAAATTACACCCAAGATGATATCGCTGAACTTCAAAACAAAAACAATTCAATTCTTCTTGTTGATAAAAACAAAAACTTCATTAACTCCTTAGTAGAAACTTCAAAATTCATCTCAACTTCACTTGCCAACCAAAGCAATTATAACTTTGTGGTTAAAGATGGAATTATCAAAATTGCTTATAACTTAACTAATTCAAATTACAGTGAATTATCAGCAATTGACACAATTTCAAGCGTTATTAAATCAAAAATGAAAGTAGGTAATTAA